tgctgggctctgctggctctcccagccctgccctcctctcccctgtgccctcagcatGAAGCTGCCCTGGCTGATCCCCGGAGCTCTGctcgtgctgctgctgcccggccgcgccgccgccgccgcctcggccCTGGACCTGCGGACGTTCGTGGGCTGCGCCGTGAGGGAGTTCACCTTCCTGGCCAGGAAACGCGGCTGCCGCGGCCTCCGGGTCACCACCGACGCCTGCTGGGGACGCTGCGAGACCTGGGAGgtgaggctgtggcacagggacacccctggctGGTGTTTGTACCTCAAAAAAGCCCTCTGAAGACACCCACCCCCAGTGCCCATGGCCCCCAGGCTGCGCTGTCAGCATTTGTTGttggctgtcccctccctcctgccactGCCCCACAGGGCAATGGAAGCCGTGTGATGATATTAA
The DNA window shown above is from Camarhynchus parvulus chromosome 5, STF_HiC, whole genome shotgun sequence and carries:
- the GPHB5 gene encoding glycoprotein hormone beta-5, with amino-acid sequence MKLPWLIPGALLVLLLPGRAAAAASALDLRTFVGCAVREFTFLARKRGCRGLRVTTDACWGRCETWEKPILEPPYIESHHRICTYNETRMVTVKLPRCAPGVDPFYTYPVAIRCDCDICSTATTECETY